One segment of Acidimicrobiia bacterium DNA contains the following:
- a CDS encoding DUF4332 domain-containing protein, with protein MASLTSLKGITDKQIERLQSAGIKGTARLLTWGSTPDGRREIARETKIPIQRVANWVQRADLMRVKGVSDDYARLLVRAGVDDIADLSTRNPAQLADEIEVASAVERDIKRLPTKAKIVQWIEQARLMLRHVWYHDTWGDEEVTGRKAPALFPAPRV; from the coding sequence ATGGCCAGCCTGACCAGCCTCAAAGGGATCACCGACAAGCAGATCGAGCGGCTGCAGTCCGCCGGGATCAAGGGAACGGCTCGACTGCTCACCTGGGGCAGCACTCCTGACGGGCGCCGGGAAATAGCCCGCGAGACCAAGATCCCGATCCAGCGTGTCGCCAACTGGGTTCAGCGCGCCGACCTCATGCGGGTCAAGGGTGTCAGCGATGATTACGCCCGTCTCCTCGTGAGGGCCGGCGTCGACGATATCGCCGACCTGAGCACCCGGAACCCTGCCCAATTGGCGGACGAGATCGAAGTGGCCTCAGCGGTGGAGCGTGACATCAAGCGACTGCCGACGAAGGCAAAGATCGTCCAATGGATCGAGCAGGCTCGACTGATGCTGCGCCACGTCTGGTACCACGACACATGGGGTGACGAGGAAGTCACCGGGCGAAAGGCGCCCGCACTCTTTCCAGCCCCGCGGGTGTGA
- a CDS encoding DoxX family protein, producing the protein MTTTVVQFDEPRWSKWLFGSSRTAWLWLGARLWLGWEWLHAGWGKVFGGNITWKVWEWGSEFSLTGSGSIGWVRSGTVVTADGTEVFRGVGDSVAGFAARAIEASQGPHPDVAYSWYVNFLEFVRDDFHPILGPMVAIGEFAIGIALIVGAFTGIAAFLGALLNFSFMFAGSSGANPGMVLVSLFLVLAWRNAGWYGLDRYLLPKLGVPWQRQPRPQPQPQPEPESASRRDMRQDE; encoded by the coding sequence ATGACGACGACCGTGGTTCAGTTCGACGAGCCCCGATGGTCCAAGTGGCTATTCGGCTCCAGCAGGACGGCGTGGCTTTGGTTGGGGGCCCGCCTGTGGCTCGGTTGGGAATGGCTGCACGCCGGCTGGGGCAAAGTCTTTGGCGGCAACATCACCTGGAAGGTATGGGAGTGGGGCAGCGAGTTCTCGCTGACGGGTAGCGGTTCCATCGGATGGGTTCGCTCGGGAACCGTCGTCACCGCCGATGGCACCGAGGTCTTCCGGGGTGTCGGCGACTCGGTGGCTGGATTCGCCGCCAGGGCGATCGAAGCATCCCAAGGCCCGCACCCCGATGTCGCCTACTCCTGGTACGTCAACTTCCTCGAGTTCGTGCGTGACGACTTTCATCCGATTCTCGGCCCGATGGTGGCAATTGGTGAGTTCGCCATCGGAATCGCCCTGATCGTCGGAGCATTCACCGGGATAGCGGCCTTTCTCGGCGCGTTGCTCAATTTCTCGTTCATGTTCGCCGGAAGCTCAGGGGCGAACCCGGGGATGGTGCTGGTGTCGCTGTTCCTGGTGCTCGCCTGGCGCAATGCCGGCTGGTACGGCCTCGATCGTTACCTGCTTCCGAAGCTGGGAGTGCCGTGGCAGCGACAGCCACGGCCACAGCCCCAGCCACAGCCGGAACCCGAAAGCGCGTCTCGGAGAGACATGCGACAGGACGAGTAG
- a CDS encoding LapA family protein has protein sequence MTQIPNEKPVWQTRRFRLIVFYGSLGLLALILILQNFDTTEVQFLFWRAEAALAWVLITFMILGAGVDELVRVLVRRRHSKRAAAMPREHPDSEF, from the coding sequence GTGACCCAGATACCGAACGAGAAGCCTGTCTGGCAGACCCGACGCTTTCGCCTCATTGTCTTCTACGGGTCCCTGGGGCTGCTGGCGCTGATCCTGATCCTGCAGAACTTCGACACCACCGAGGTTCAATTCCTCTTCTGGCGCGCTGAAGCAGCCCTGGCCTGGGTGCTGATCACATTCATGATCCTCGGGGCGGGAGTCGACGAGCTCGTCCGGGTGCTGGTTCGGCGCCGGCATAGCAAGAGGGCCGCGGCGATGCCACGGGAACACCCCGACTCCGAGTTCTGA
- the thrS gene encoding threonine--tRNA ligase has product MPRLTLPDGKVLEVEDGATGLDAALVIGPRLAKAAVAVKVDGEAFDLSRPLPETGRLEVVTAATEEGRHILRHSAAHILAQAVLHLFPEATFAIGPPIEDGFYYDFDIGRAFTPEDLEAIEARMAEIVSLDQPFVRDELSKQEALAEFAAHPFKTEIIQSVEEAEGASGEAVSVYRNNGFTDLCRGPHLPSTGRLSAFKLLRTSGAYWRGDEKNPQLQRIYGTAWESRDALEQYLYRIEEARKRDHRKLGAELDLFSFPEELGSGLAVWHPKGALTRMVMEDYSRRTHLSHDYQLVATPHIARRRLWEISKHVDFYAENMYPAIEVDEGERYMIKPMNCPGHILIYQAHPRSYRELPMRLFELGTVYRYERSGVVQGLLRARGFTQDDSHIFCTEDQVEQELQTLLDFVLMVDRDFGFVEFDADLSTKPEKYVGSDDLWEKATDALRLALDNAGLNYQVAEGEGAFYGPKIDIHIRDAIGRRWQMGTLQVDFGQPANFDLEYTSADNSRQRPVMIHRALMGSIERFFAVMLEHYAGALPGWLSPVQATVVPVADRHGDYATQVATDLRRAGLRVEVDQSDDTVGEKVRRAITAKHPAVLVVGDNDVEASTVGIRLRGSEEERRGIAVSEAADELLELCRPPR; this is encoded by the coding sequence ATGCCCAGGCTGACGCTTCCCGACGGAAAGGTCCTCGAGGTCGAGGACGGCGCGACCGGGTTGGACGCCGCTCTCGTCATCGGCCCGCGCCTTGCCAAGGCGGCGGTGGCGGTGAAGGTCGATGGAGAAGCGTTCGACCTCTCGCGGCCGCTCCCGGAAACGGGGCGCCTCGAGGTGGTCACCGCGGCCACCGAAGAGGGGCGCCATATCCTGCGTCACTCGGCTGCGCACATCCTCGCCCAGGCTGTGTTGCACTTGTTCCCGGAGGCGACATTCGCCATCGGGCCCCCGATCGAGGACGGCTTCTACTACGACTTCGACATCGGGCGGGCGTTCACTCCAGAGGACCTCGAGGCGATAGAGGCGCGCATGGCCGAGATCGTCTCCCTCGACCAGCCGTTCGTACGAGACGAGTTGTCGAAACAGGAGGCCCTCGCCGAGTTCGCCGCCCATCCCTTCAAGACCGAGATCATCCAGTCGGTCGAAGAGGCCGAGGGTGCCTCCGGCGAAGCGGTATCGGTGTATCGCAACAACGGGTTCACCGACCTGTGCCGGGGCCCGCACCTTCCGTCGACCGGGCGGCTTTCCGCGTTCAAGCTGCTGCGAACCTCCGGGGCCTATTGGCGGGGTGACGAGAAGAACCCGCAGCTTCAGCGCATTTACGGCACGGCGTGGGAGAGCCGCGACGCGCTCGAGCAGTACCTATATCGAATCGAGGAGGCGCGCAAACGCGACCACCGCAAGCTCGGCGCCGAGTTGGACCTGTTCTCCTTCCCCGAGGAGCTGGGCAGCGGGCTGGCGGTGTGGCATCCGAAGGGCGCGTTGACCCGGATGGTGATGGAGGATTACTCGCGCCGCACGCACCTGAGCCATGACTACCAGTTGGTGGCGACGCCGCACATCGCCCGCCGTCGGCTCTGGGAAATCTCCAAGCATGTCGACTTCTACGCCGAAAACATGTACCCGGCGATCGAGGTCGACGAGGGCGAGCGCTACATGATCAAGCCGATGAATTGCCCGGGCCACATCCTCATCTATCAGGCGCATCCGCGGTCGTACCGCGAGCTGCCGATGAGGCTCTTCGAACTGGGCACCGTGTATCGCTACGAGCGATCGGGCGTGGTCCAGGGCCTGCTGCGCGCCCGGGGCTTCACTCAGGACGACAGCCACATTTTCTGCACCGAGGATCAGGTGGAGCAGGAACTGCAGACCCTCCTCGACTTCGTGCTGATGGTCGATCGCGATTTCGGGTTCGTCGAATTCGACGCCGACCTGTCGACGAAGCCCGAGAAGTATGTAGGCAGCGACGATCTGTGGGAGAAGGCCACCGACGCGTTGCGGCTGGCTCTCGACAATGCCGGGCTGAACTATCAGGTGGCCGAGGGCGAGGGAGCCTTTTACGGACCGAAGATCGACATCCACATCCGCGATGCGATCGGCCGTCGGTGGCAGATGGGGACGCTGCAGGTCGACTTCGGGCAGCCGGCCAATTTCGACCTCGAATACACCTCGGCTGACAACAGCCGCCAGCGCCCGGTGATGATCCATCGGGCGCTGATGGGATCGATCGAGCGCTTCTTCGCGGTGATGCTCGAGCACTACGCCGGCGCCCTGCCAGGGTGGCTGTCGCCGGTCCAGGCGACGGTCGTCCCGGTGGCCGATCGGCATGGCGACTACGCCACCCAGGTCGCCACCGACCTGCGCCGCGCCGGATTGCGAGTGGAGGTGGATCAGTCCGACGACACCGTGGGTGAAAAGGTGCGCCGTGCCATTACCGCCAAGCACCCGGCAGTGTTGGTGGTGGGCGACAACGACGTCGAGGCCTCCACCGTCGGGATCCGCCTTCGCGGGAGTGAGGAAGAACGACGGGGGATCGCCGTGTCCGAGGCGGCTGACGAGTTGCTGGAGCTCTGCCGTCCGCCGCGGTAG
- a CDS encoding MmcQ/YjbR family DNA-binding protein, translating to MPGAWQDEPWEDDVVAKVDTKIFVFFGDRSVGVKCGTREEADEWLARYPNDASVMAYIGRSGWNTLALDGAIPEAEIIEAVDESYHLVVSKLPKSRRPEGWDSPGRR from the coding sequence ATGCCTGGGGCCTGGCAGGACGAACCCTGGGAGGACGACGTCGTCGCCAAGGTCGACACCAAGATCTTTGTCTTCTTCGGGGACCGCTCGGTCGGGGTGAAGTGCGGGACCCGCGAGGAAGCCGACGAGTGGTTGGCGCGCTACCCGAACGACGCCTCCGTGATGGCCTACATCGGGCGCTCGGGCTGGAACACGCTCGCCCTCGACGGAGCCATTCCTGAAGCCGAGATCATCGAGGCGGTCGACGAGTCGTATCACCTGGTCGTCTCGAAGCTGCCGAAGAGCAGGCGGCCGGAGGGTTGGGACTCGCCGGGACGGCGCTGA
- a CDS encoding HNH endonuclease signature motif containing protein, which translates to MERHFLAEAVGFLHKANDALNPNRCDDAEARALLAHYAEAKKLASFGEAALAARLADPGHVARVTGTSVRRARETLQTAEQAAKTPALGKAMRAGQISLEQAAEIARTERVAPGSAGALLERARGGAPFQVLRDEGRKRRLEVQSFEGLAERQREARFLSHGVTEDGMVRFEGEFEPEVGCRLVNRLEAEARRLARANRHEEPFPRYLADALPNLIAGTGAAKGHTELVVLVSHGVAERGWRSVQDGEFCKIPGVGPIDPETARRVADDAFLSGMFFDGEDLRHIKRWTRHIPAAVKVALNLGDPPEFDGPRCDDCGNRHGLEWDHDDPKANGGETSLENLKPRYRKCHQKKTARDREAGRLKPARAGPR; encoded by the coding sequence ATGGAAAGGCACTTCCTGGCCGAGGCGGTCGGGTTCTTGCACAAGGCGAACGACGCGCTGAATCCGAACCGGTGCGACGACGCCGAGGCTCGGGCGCTCCTGGCGCACTACGCCGAGGCGAAGAAGCTGGCCTCGTTCGGTGAGGCGGCGCTCGCCGCCCGACTCGCCGATCCCGGCCATGTGGCCCGGGTGACCGGCACCTCGGTCCGCCGGGCCAGGGAGACGCTGCAGACCGCCGAGCAGGCGGCGAAGACACCCGCGTTGGGCAAGGCGATGCGGGCCGGTCAGATATCGCTCGAACAGGCAGCCGAGATCGCCAGGACCGAGCGGGTGGCTCCGGGTTCGGCGGGGGCGCTGTTGGAGCGAGCCCGGGGCGGTGCCCCCTTCCAGGTGCTGCGAGACGAGGGTCGCAAACGGCGGCTCGAAGTTCAGTCCTTTGAGGGTCTGGCAGAGCGGCAGCGAGAAGCACGATTCCTCAGCCACGGCGTCACAGAGGACGGAATGGTTCGTTTCGAGGGTGAGTTCGAGCCAGAGGTGGGCTGCCGCCTGGTCAACCGACTCGAAGCCGAAGCGCGGCGCTTGGCCCGAGCCAATCGTCACGAGGAGCCGTTCCCGCGCTATCTCGCCGACGCCCTCCCCAACCTCATCGCAGGGACCGGCGCGGCAAAGGGACACACCGAACTGGTCGTGCTCGTCTCGCACGGCGTGGCCGAGCGAGGCTGGAGAAGCGTTCAGGATGGCGAGTTCTGCAAGATCCCCGGGGTGGGACCCATCGATCCCGAGACCGCCCGTCGTGTAGCCGACGACGCCTTCCTGTCTGGCATGTTCTTCGACGGTGAAGACCTGCGGCATATCAAGCGCTGGACCCGACACATCCCCGCCGCGGTCAAGGTCGCCCTCAACCTGGGCGATCCTCCGGAATTCGACGGACCCCGGTGCGACGACTGCGGCAACCGCCACGGACTGGAATGGGACCACGACGACCCAAAGGCCAACGGGGGCGAAACCTCGCTTGAGAACCTGAAGCCCCGCTACCGAAAGTGCCACCAGAAGAAGACTGCCCGCGACCGGGAGGCGGGGAGGCTCAAACCGGCGCGCGCCGGTCCCCGCTGA
- a CDS encoding patatin-like phospholipase family protein, protein MSRVGLVLGGGGVTGAAFNFGSLFSLRMATGWEPNDADVIVGTSSGAVAAALIRSGHLDLESIVGDVRGAPQLSRLLGRIIYRRIRPTGMGRWVRHGLIPGLRKPGVRLALGCPARYSTAGIQEWLERAMGDAAASWPDRPTTIVAYQLEAKERVAFGTVGSPDAGLGVVVAASTAVPMVFEPVLIEGRHYVDGGIASGTNADLVLGSAEPLDLVIVVAPMASIEQRPDARFYEGVVDRLGGSALTAELDAIRTAWPETEIVVLRPDRSVLAETRPNPLDPAAALPAFLRTLRSMRRTLGSPQVWPVLERHLVARKRRYPWKREPQVVAKVR, encoded by the coding sequence ATGTCACGCGTCGGATTGGTCCTGGGTGGTGGTGGCGTCACCGGAGCCGCCTTCAATTTCGGATCCCTCTTCTCGTTGCGAATGGCCACGGGGTGGGAACCCAATGACGCCGACGTCATCGTCGGCACCTCATCGGGGGCAGTGGCGGCCGCCCTCATTCGGTCGGGCCATCTCGACCTGGAGTCGATCGTTGGCGACGTCCGCGGCGCCCCGCAGCTGTCGCGGCTTCTGGGTCGCATCATCTACCGGCGGATCCGGCCGACGGGGATGGGCCGCTGGGTGAGGCACGGCCTGATTCCCGGCCTCCGCAAGCCGGGGGTGAGACTGGCACTCGGTTGCCCGGCCCGATACAGCACCGCCGGTATCCAGGAGTGGCTCGAGCGAGCGATGGGCGACGCCGCCGCCAGCTGGCCCGACCGTCCGACGACCATCGTTGCGTATCAACTCGAGGCAAAGGAGCGGGTCGCCTTCGGTACGGTCGGCAGCCCGGATGCCGGCCTCGGAGTAGTCGTGGCCGCTTCGACCGCGGTGCCGATGGTCTTCGAGCCCGTGCTGATCGAAGGCCGTCATTACGTCGACGGTGGTATCGCCAGTGGAACCAATGCCGACCTGGTGCTCGGATCGGCCGAGCCTCTCGACCTGGTGATCGTGGTGGCTCCGATGGCCTCGATCGAACAGCGTCCTGACGCCCGCTTCTATGAGGGCGTCGTCGATCGCCTTGGGGGCTCCGCCCTCACCGCCGAGCTGGACGCCATCCGCACCGCGTGGCCCGAGACCGAGATCGTGGTGCTTCGTCCCGACCGGTCGGTCCTCGCCGAGACCCGACCCAATCCGCTGGATCCGGCGGCTGCCTTGCCGGCCTTCTTGCGGACCCTGCGCTCGATGCGGAGAACCCTTGGATCGCCTCAGGTATGGCCGGTGCTCGAACGCCACCTCGTCGCCCGCAAGCGGCGCTATCCCTGGAAGCGGGAACCGCAGGTCGTCGCCAAGGTCAGATGA
- a CDS encoding metallopeptidase family protein: MRRDEFEALVDAALEELPEWVVEAVDNVHVVVEDWPSPDQDDEYGGGGTLLGLYHGVNLHDRAGHYSGAMPDRITIFMGPHLALRLPPSRLKKQIRKTVLHEVAHHLGIDDERLHELGY, from the coding sequence GTGAGACGCGACGAGTTCGAAGCACTGGTGGACGCCGCCCTCGAAGAACTTCCCGAGTGGGTGGTCGAGGCGGTCGACAACGTCCATGTGGTGGTCGAGGACTGGCCGTCACCCGACCAGGACGACGAGTACGGCGGAGGGGGCACCCTGCTCGGTCTGTACCACGGGGTGAACCTCCACGACCGGGCGGGCCATTACTCCGGCGCGATGCCCGATCGGATCACCATATTCATGGGCCCCCACCTGGCCCTGCGGCTGCCGCCGTCACGGCTCAAGAAGCAGATCCGCAAGACGGTGCTCCACGAGGTGGCCCACCATCTGGGGATCGACGACGAGCGTCTTCACGAGCTGGGGTACTAG
- a CDS encoding phage holin family protein encodes MKFVLGVAINAFAVWVAVGVVGGLEFSGDFWKLVLIAVILGAVNAAIKPVLKVLSIPLIVVTLGLFLLVINWLMFALVIWLAAPNRLDLGLTSTGFWATFFGALIVSIASWMASAAVSK; translated from the coding sequence ATGAAATTCGTCCTCGGCGTCGCCATCAACGCATTCGCGGTCTGGGTGGCGGTCGGCGTGGTGGGCGGCCTCGAGTTCAGCGGCGACTTCTGGAAACTCGTGTTGATCGCGGTGATCCTCGGCGCCGTCAACGCCGCCATCAAGCCGGTCCTGAAGGTGCTCAGCATCCCTCTGATCGTGGTCACCTTGGGCCTATTCCTGCTGGTGATCAACTGGTTGATGTTCGCCCTCGTCATCTGGCTGGCCGCGCCCAACCGACTCGACCTCGGCCTCACTTCCACCGGGTTCTGGGCCACCTTCTTCGGCGCTCTCATCGTGTCGATCGCCAGCTGGATGGCGTCGGCGGCTGTCTCCAAGTGA
- a CDS encoding adenylate/guanylate cyclase domain-containing protein gives MSVVLPEGTVTLLFTDIEGSTKLLALMGLPAYAQALEEHRGMLREAFVHHGGVEVSTAGDSFFVAFPTASGAVEAARESQQALAESSMQVRMGLHTGAPLVADGDYTGADVHLTARIAAAGHGGQVLLSRATRELVSVEVTSLGEHRLKDFDHPVAIFQLGSQSFPPLKTISNTNLPRPASSFVGREREVSEVAALLGNGARLLTLTGPGGSGKTRLAIEAATQLVPEFAAGVFWVGLAALRDPALVPDTIAQTLGTRDDLAGHIGDRQLLVVIDNLEQVVAAAPQLSALIEACPRLRMLATSRELLRIRGEVEYPVLPLAETEAVDLFCSRAGVEADDTIHRLCGALENLPLAVELAAARTSVLTPGQILERLTGRLDLLKGGRDSDPRQRTLRATLEWSHELLSEAEQRLFARLAVFRGGWTLEAAELVAEADLDVLQSLVDKSLVRRTGPRFWMLETIRDYAVERLDTSNEAEWARRRHAEHFLALAEEAYPHLTGNPRQWTDRLEAEYDNFRAALDRLQSGGATQLSLQLAGALWKYWYQRGHYTEGRHRLQIALAADPAPTPARARALNGATAMEGEGGDAAAARVYAEEALALHRSLDDEWGIANSLFMLGFIPESAEGLPLLEESARLFESLGDEHYIMLVNNSLAWAYGDLGDLARERALMEENLVRARAAGNRRMELDPLSSLATHALREERFADAYAMLRESVRLTLELNEPLTLAAILMQIAEILAAEGHATTATRLLSSAEAIRERTGGSREYLIARRDRTLAAVRVRLDDAAFTAAWEQGRTLTVEQTIDLALDQA, from the coding sequence TTGAGCGTCGTTCTTCCTGAGGGAACGGTCACCCTCCTGTTCACCGACATCGAGGGCTCCACCAAGCTGCTGGCTTTGATGGGGCTGCCGGCATATGCCCAGGCCCTCGAGGAGCACCGCGGCATGCTGCGGGAGGCCTTCGTCCACCACGGCGGCGTCGAGGTGAGCACTGCAGGAGACTCCTTTTTCGTGGCCTTCCCCACCGCCTCGGGAGCAGTGGAGGCGGCCCGAGAAAGCCAGCAGGCATTGGCGGAAAGCTCGATGCAGGTACGGATGGGCCTGCACACCGGAGCCCCGCTGGTGGCCGACGGCGACTACACCGGGGCCGACGTGCACCTGACGGCCCGGATCGCGGCCGCAGGACATGGGGGCCAGGTGCTGCTCTCCAGGGCGACCCGGGAGCTGGTTTCGGTCGAGGTCACCTCCCTCGGCGAGCACCGACTCAAGGACTTCGACCACCCGGTGGCGATCTTTCAGCTCGGTTCGCAAAGTTTCCCGCCGCTGAAGACGATCTCGAACACCAACCTGCCCCGACCGGCCAGCTCATTCGTCGGCAGAGAGCGGGAGGTGTCCGAGGTGGCGGCGTTGTTAGGGAACGGAGCCCGGCTGCTCACCCTGACCGGACCAGGCGGATCGGGAAAGACCCGCCTGGCGATCGAGGCTGCCACCCAACTGGTGCCCGAATTCGCCGCTGGGGTGTTCTGGGTTGGACTTGCCGCGCTGCGCGACCCCGCCCTGGTGCCCGACACCATCGCCCAGACCCTGGGGACCCGGGACGACCTGGCGGGCCACATCGGGGATCGGCAGCTGCTGGTGGTGATCGACAACCTGGAGCAAGTGGTGGCCGCGGCCCCGCAGCTCTCGGCCCTGATCGAAGCCTGCCCCAGACTGCGCATGCTGGCTACGAGTCGGGAGCTGCTCCGGATCAGGGGTGAGGTCGAATATCCGGTGCTTCCACTCGCCGAGACCGAAGCAGTCGATCTGTTCTGCTCCCGGGCGGGAGTAGAAGCCGACGACACGATCCATCGACTCTGTGGCGCGCTCGAGAACCTCCCCCTGGCGGTCGAGCTGGCCGCGGCCCGGACCAGCGTGCTTACGCCGGGACAGATCCTCGAGAGGCTTACGGGACGGCTCGACCTATTGAAGGGAGGACGGGATTCCGATCCCCGCCAGCGCACTCTGCGGGCGACGCTCGAGTGGTCTCACGAGCTGCTCTCCGAAGCGGAGCAACGGCTGTTCGCCCGCCTCGCCGTGTTTCGAGGCGGCTGGACACTGGAGGCGGCCGAACTTGTCGCCGAGGCCGATCTCGACGTGCTCCAGTCCCTGGTCGACAAGAGCCTGGTCCGTCGCACCGGACCGCGGTTCTGGATGCTGGAGACGATTCGCGACTACGCCGTCGAGCGACTCGATACGTCGAACGAGGCAGAGTGGGCGCGGCGGCGCCACGCCGAGCACTTCTTGGCTCTGGCCGAGGAGGCGTATCCGCATCTCACCGGCAACCCCAGGCAGTGGACCGACCGGCTCGAGGCCGAATACGACAACTTTCGAGCTGCCCTCGACCGCCTCCAGAGTGGCGGCGCCACTCAGCTCTCCCTGCAGCTCGCTGGAGCGCTGTGGAAGTACTGGTACCAACGTGGGCACTACACGGAAGGCCGCCACCGCCTCCAGATCGCCCTCGCCGCCGACCCCGCCCCGACGCCAGCACGGGCTCGCGCCCTCAACGGGGCGACCGCAATGGAGGGCGAGGGAGGCGACGCCGCCGCAGCGCGGGTCTATGCCGAGGAGGCCTTGGCCCTGCATCGCAGCCTCGATGACGAATGGGGCATCGCCAACTCTCTGTTCATGCTCGGGTTCATACCTGAGTCCGCAGAGGGCTTGCCACTTCTCGAGGAAAGTGCCCGCCTCTTCGAGAGCCTCGGCGACGAGCACTACATCATGCTCGTGAACAACAGCCTGGCCTGGGCGTATGGGGACCTCGGTGACCTCGCGCGCGAACGAGCCCTCATGGAGGAGAACCTCGTCAGAGCCCGCGCCGCGGGCAACCGGCGGATGGAGCTCGACCCACTCTCAAGCTTGGCAACCCACGCGTTGCGGGAAGAGCGGTTTGCGGACGCCTACGCGATGCTCCGGGAGTCCGTACGCCTTACCCTTGAGCTAAACGAGCCACTCACGCTGGCCGCCATCCTTATGCAGATAGCCGAGATCCTCGCCGCCGAAGGGCACGCGACAACAGCCACCCGACTCCTCTCCTCGGCCGAGGCGATTCGCGAGAGGACCGGTGGCAGTCGGGAGTACCTCATCGCGAGGAGGGACCGAACCCTTGCTGCTGTGCGAGTTCGGCTCGATGATGCGGCGTTCACTGCCGCGTGGGAGCAGGGCCGGACTCTGACCGTAGAGCAGACGATCGACCTCGCCCTTGACCAGGCCTGA
- a CDS encoding GNAT family N-acetyltransferase: protein MTEVTFVPASLERLDDVLEVVPSGRGCTCQYFRMSSGDYSRSDEETRVGALRRQLQDTPAPGMIAYAGEIPVAWCGFGPRTDLERLVRSRTIPKVDDRAVWSIVCFNVRPGYRRQGITKGLLASVVDYARAMGAPALEAYPIDPEDSRVSTAFLYVGTVTTFEEAGFRRVAQTGSVSAGLPRWLMRLDLS from the coding sequence ATGACGGAAGTCACCTTCGTGCCCGCCTCCCTCGAGCGCCTCGACGATGTGCTCGAGGTGGTTCCGTCCGGGCGCGGCTGCACCTGCCAGTACTTTCGGATGTCCTCTGGCGACTACTCACGATCCGACGAGGAGACGCGGGTGGGAGCCCTGCGCCGCCAGCTCCAAGACACGCCGGCGCCGGGGATGATCGCCTACGCGGGCGAGATCCCGGTCGCCTGGTGCGGCTTCGGCCCCAGGACCGACCTGGAGCGGCTGGTGCGGTCGCGCACCATCCCGAAGGTCGACGATCGCGCGGTGTGGTCGATCGTGTGCTTCAACGTGCGCCCCGGTTACCGCCGCCAGGGCATCACCAAGGGGCTCCTCGCCTCGGTCGTCGACTACGCCCGGGCGATGGGCGCCCCCGCGCTCGAGGCCTACCCCATCGACCCGGAGGACTCGCGGGTCAGCACGGCGTTCCTCTACGTGGGCACGGTCACGACCTTTGAGGAGGCCGGGTTCCGCAGGGTTGCCCAGACCGGTTCGGTGAGCGCCGGCTTGCCGCGCTGGCTGATGCGGCTCGACCTGTCGTGA